CTCGACGCCAAGCGCCGTGGCGAGACGATTGCCGAAGTGCGCAGCGCGCAGCCTCTGACGGCTGGTCAGCGCAGCGCCTTGCAGACTCGTCTGGCCGAGGCGGGCTATGCCCGTGTCTCCATGATCGAGCGCGTTCAGCCTGAGTTGATCGGTGGTCTTGTCGTGCAGATTGGCGCCAAGCTTTTTGATACCTCCATTCGCGGGCGTCTGACCCGCATCCAGAATGCCATGAAGGGAGCCGCGTGATGGATATCCGTCCCGCAGAGATTTCGGACATCCTCAAGCAGCAGATCGCGTCCTTCAATGACGAAGCGCAGGTCTCCGAGACGGGCACCGTCCTGTCCATCGGCGACGGTATCGCGCGCGTCTATGGCCTGTCGAATGCCATGTCCGGCGAAATGGTCGATTTCCAGGCTACGGGCGACCGCGGCATGGTGCTGAACCTTGAAGAGGACAGCGTCGGTATCGTCGTGTTCGGTGATGGCGATGGCATCCGTGAAGGTGACACCGTCACCCGTACGGGCGCCGTGGTTGAAGTGCCGGTCGGCAAGGGGCTTCTGGGTCGCGTTGTTGACGCGCTCGGCAACCCGATCGACGGCAAGGGCCCGCTGACCGACGTCGTCATGAAGCGCGCCGAAGTGAAGGCTCCGGGCATCATGCCGCGCCAGTCCGTGTGCGAGCCGATGCAGACCGGTATCAAGGCGATCGATGCCCTGGTGCCGATTGGCCGTGGCCAGCGTGAACTCGTGATCGGTGACCGTCAGACCGGCAAGACCGCCATTCTGATCGACACCATCGTGGCCCAGAAGCCTGTCAACGCCACGGGTGACGAGAAGCAGAAGCTTTACTGCATCTATGTCGCTATCGGCCAGAAGCGTTCGACCGTTGCCAACCTCGTTCGCACGCTGACGGAAGAAGGCTCGATGGAATACTCCATCGTCGTCGCCGCCACAGCGTCCGACCCGGCACCGATGCAGTATCTCGCACCGTACTCGGCCTGCTCGATGGGTGAGTTCTTCCGTGACAACGGCATGCATGCCCTGATCTGCTATGACGATCTGTCGAAGCAGGCTGTGGCCTATCGCCAGATGTCGCTGCTGCTGCGTCGTCCGCCGGGCCGTGAGGCTTTCCCGGGTGACGTGTTCTATCTGCACTCGCGTCTGCTCGAGCGCGCTGCCAAGATGTCCGACGAGTTCGGCGGTGGTTCGCTGACGGCTCTGCCGGTGATCGAGACGCAGGCTGGTGACGTTGCCGCCTATATCCCGACCAACGTGATTTCGATCACTGACGGTCAGATCTTCCTTGAGACCGACCTGTTCTACAAGGGCATCCGCCCCGCCGTGAACGTCGGTGGTTCGGTGTCGCGCGTTGGTTCGGCTGCCCAGATCAAGGCGATGAAGCAGGTTGCCGGCAAGATCAAGCTCGACCTCGCCCAGTACCGTGAAATGGCTGCGTTCTCGCAGTTCGCTTCCGATCTCGACCCCGCTACCCGCAAGCAGCTTGAGCGTGGCGCACGCCTGACGGAACTGCTGAAGCAGCCCCAGACCTCGCCGCTGCCGGTTGAGGAGCAGGTTGTCGTGCTGTTCGCCGGTACGCGTGGCTTTGTCGACGTGGTCAAGGTCGATCAGGTCGTGCGTTACGAAGCCACTCTGCTGGCCG
The sequence above is drawn from the Asaia bogorensis NBRC 16594 genome and encodes:
- the atpA gene encoding F0F1 ATP synthase subunit alpha; translation: MDIRPAEISDILKQQIASFNDEAQVSETGTVLSIGDGIARVYGLSNAMSGEMVDFQATGDRGMVLNLEEDSVGIVVFGDGDGIREGDTVTRTGAVVEVPVGKGLLGRVVDALGNPIDGKGPLTDVVMKRAEVKAPGIMPRQSVCEPMQTGIKAIDALVPIGRGQRELVIGDRQTGKTAILIDTIVAQKPVNATGDEKQKLYCIYVAIGQKRSTVANLVRTLTEEGSMEYSIVVAATASDPAPMQYLAPYSACSMGEFFRDNGMHALICYDDLSKQAVAYRQMSLLLRRPPGREAFPGDVFYLHSRLLERAAKMSDEFGGGSLTALPVIETQAGDVAAYIPTNVISITDGQIFLETDLFYKGIRPAVNVGGSVSRVGSAAQIKAMKQVAGKIKLDLAQYREMAAFSQFASDLDPATRKQLERGARLTELLKQPQTSPLPVEEQVVVLFAGTRGFVDVVKVDQVVRYEATLLAEMRSSGKVILDAIRTDRQIKPEVEAKLTELLTAFNKRFAA